The nucleotide window TTCCCGCTGCGTGGCTACGCGCTGTGCATCATCGCCGGCATCGTGCTGGCCTGCTGGCTCGGCGAGCGCCGCTGGGTCGCCCGCGGCGGCGCCAAGGGCGACGTGCTCGACATCGCCGTCTGGATGGTGCCCTTCGGCATAGTCGGCGGCCGCATCTACCACGTGATCACCACCCCCGAGCCGTACTTCGGCAAGGGCGGCGACCCGGTCCGGGCCTTCGCCATCTGGGAGGGCGGGCTCGGCATCTGGGGCGCGATCGCCCTGGGTGCGGTCGGCGCCTGGATCGGCTGCCGCCGGCGCGGCATCAAGCTGCCGGCCTTCGCCGACGCGATCGCCCCGGGCATCGTGCTCGCCCAGGCCGTCGGGCGGCTGGGCAACTGGTTCAACAACGAGCTGTACGGGCGGGCCACCGACCTGCCCTGGGCGCTGACGATCCACCGCTGGGACTCCTCCGCGGGCCGTGCGGTCACCGGCGCCGACGGCACCGCCGAGGTGCTGGGCACCTTCCACCCGACGTTCCTCTACGAGCTGCTGTGGGACGTCGGCGTCGCCGTGCTGGTCATCTGGGCCGACCGCCGCTTCAAGCTCTCGCACGGGCGG belongs to Modestobacter sp. L9-4 and includes:
- the lgt gene encoding prolipoprotein diacylglyceryl transferase — encoded protein: MTVLAALPSPTQGVWEIGPFPLRGYALCIIAGIVLACWLGERRWVARGGAKGDVLDIAVWMVPFGIVGGRIYHVITTPEPYFGKGGDPVRAFAIWEGGLGIWGAIALGAVGAWIGCRRRGIKLPAFADAIAPGIVLAQAVGRLGNWFNNELYGRATDLPWALTIHRWDSSAGRAVTGADGTAEVLGTFHPTFLYELLWDVGVAVLVIWADRRFKLSHGRAFALYVLAYCAGRGWIEALRIDTAEHFLGLRLNVFTSVVVGLLALAYLIAQRGRPREVVTRGRDAAAAAAAAAAERPAAPASVSASTEAEGPDAPATPVDTAEAPRTGSTAADRERPADG